Proteins encoded together in one Lathyrus oleraceus cultivar Zhongwan6 chromosome 5, CAAS_Psat_ZW6_1.0, whole genome shotgun sequence window:
- the LOC127085972 gene encoding F-box/kelch-repeat protein At3g23880, whose translation MRFTMQLIRRKKMKHQRHARCAATSYTSTVDETLTSSLPTLPLDLVVEILSRLPVKFLLQSRSVCKLWNSLISDSKFSYKHLGLSTTHRINSVYYSYSRCRYIFESYTLDSIFSNIYTNVRQVEFAPSGFEEDCRPYCANSIVASCNGILCLALFDSICFVIMWNPSIRKFNELPYIENPKVPYFTSYGFGYDLVSNVYKVVVVFWCSGVKTVVKIHTLGTDFWKSVEAFPFRCVPLGRSGIFVSGTINWLPLKDGRVRSFVVSFDLRTESYRRILQPDYGKLKPDAEQLSLGVLRDCLCLVSHHDVWIMKEFGNKESWTKLFTNSYDSCYYLTKAIYMFEDDQVLLEASYSGVKKLILRDPKKIETIKFINFKNERTLDSSPEVCVESLISPSGAG comes from the coding sequence ATGCGATTTACAATGCAActaataagaagaaaaaaaatgaagCATCAACGCCACGCACGGTGTGCTGCTACTAGTTATACGTCAACCGTAGACGAAACCCTAACTTCATCACTTCCCACACTTCCTTTGGATCTGGTTGTTGAAATACTGTCTAGATTACCGGTAAAGTTTCTTCTTCAATCTCGATCTGTATGCAAGTTATGGAATTCTCTTATTTCCGATTCCAAATTCTCTTACAAACACCTTGGCCTCTCAACCACTCACAGAATCAACTCTGTCTACTACTCCTATTCTCGATGCAGGTATATTTTCGAGTCTTACACACTCGACTCTATTTTCTCTAACATATACACCAATGTCAGGCAGGTTGAGTTTGCTCCGAGCGGTTTTGAAGAAGATTGTCGTCCATATTGTGCCAATTCCATTGTTGCATCTTGCAATGGCATCCTTTGTCTTGCTCTCTTTGATAGTATTTGTTTTGTTATAATGTGGAACCCTTCCATTAGAAAATTCAACGAGTTGCCCTATATTGAAAACCCAAAAGTTCCTTATTTTACTTCCTATGGCTTTGGCTATGATCTTGTTAGTAATGTTTACAAGGTAGTGGTTGTTTTTTGGTGTTCTGGTGTCAAAACTGTGGTGAAGATTCATACTCTTGGTACAGACTTTTGGAAAAGTGTGGAAGCCTTTCCGTTTCGTTGCGTCCCTCTCGGGCGATCAGGGATATTTGTTAGTGGTACAATTAATTGGTTGCCTCTTAAGGATGGGAGAGTGAGATCTTTTGTTGTTTCTTTTGATTTGAGAACGGAGTCTTATCGGAGGATTTTACAGCCCGATTACGGAAAGTTAAAGCCGGATGCAGAGCAGTTATCATTAGGTGTGTTGAGAGATTGCTTGTGTTTAGTTTCTCATCATGATGTTTGGATTATGAAGGAATTTGGAAACAAAGAGTCTTGGACTAAGTTGTTCACTAATTCTTATGACTCTTGTTATTACTTGACTAAGGCAATATATATGTTTGAGGATGATCAAGTTTTGCTTGAAGCTTCTTATAGTGGGGTCAAAAAGTTGATTCTTCGTGATCCCAAAAAAATTGAAACtattaagtttattaattttaaaaacgAGAGGACTCTTGATTCAAGTCCGGAAGTCTGTGTTGAAAGTTTGATATCACCTAGCGGGGCGGGATGA